From Aerosticca soli, a single genomic window includes:
- the metK gene encoding methionine adenosyltransferase, with the protein MSSFLFTSESVSEGHPDKVADQISDAVLDAILAQDPRARVACETMVKTGVAIIAGEITTSAWVDLEELTRKVIVEIGYDSSEVGFDGATCGVLNLIGKQSPHIAQGVDRKNPEEMGAGDQGLMFGYATNETDSYMPAAIHLAHRLVEQQTKVRKKKNSPLPWLRPDAKSQVTLRYEDDEVVAIDAVVLSTQHAPGIKHKDLVEAVREEIIKPVLPAKWLHKGTKFHINPTGKFEIGGPVGDCGLTGRKIIVDTYGGWARHGGGAFSGKDPSKVDRSAAYAARYVAKNIVAAGLADRCEVQVSYAIGVAEPTSISVTTFGTGRLDDAHIEKLIRRHFDLRPYGIIKMLDLVHPIYRATATNGHFGRSPKTLKGPNGETFTAFSWEKTDKAAALREDANLATLD; encoded by the coding sequence ATGAGCAGCTTCCTCTTCACCTCCGAATCGGTCTCCGAGGGCCACCCCGACAAGGTCGCCGACCAGATCTCCGACGCCGTGCTCGACGCCATCCTGGCGCAGGATCCGCGCGCGCGGGTGGCCTGCGAGACGATGGTGAAGACCGGCGTGGCGATCATCGCCGGCGAGATCACCACCAGCGCCTGGGTGGATCTGGAGGAGCTCACCCGCAAGGTGATCGTCGAGATCGGCTACGACAGCTCCGAGGTCGGCTTCGACGGCGCCACCTGCGGCGTGCTCAATCTGATCGGCAAGCAGTCGCCGCACATCGCGCAGGGCGTGGACCGCAAGAACCCCGAGGAGATGGGGGCGGGCGATCAGGGCCTGATGTTCGGCTACGCCACCAACGAGACCGACAGCTACATGCCGGCCGCGATCCATCTGGCCCACCGGCTGGTGGAACAGCAGACCAAGGTGCGCAAGAAGAAGAACTCGCCGCTGCCGTGGCTGCGCCCGGACGCCAAGAGCCAGGTGACGCTGCGCTACGAGGACGACGAGGTGGTCGCCATCGACGCGGTGGTGCTGTCCACCCAGCATGCGCCGGGCATCAAGCACAAGGATCTGGTCGAGGCGGTGCGCGAGGAAATCATCAAGCCGGTGCTGCCGGCCAAGTGGCTGCACAAGGGCACCAAGTTCCACATCAATCCGACCGGCAAGTTCGAGATCGGCGGCCCGGTGGGCGACTGCGGGCTCACCGGCCGCAAGATCATCGTCGACACCTACGGCGGCTGGGCCCGCCATGGCGGCGGCGCGTTCTCCGGCAAGGACCCGTCCAAGGTGGATCGCTCGGCCGCCTACGCCGCGCGCTACGTGGCCAAGAACATCGTTGCGGCGGGCCTGGCCGACCGTTGCGAGGTCCAGGTTTCCTACGCCATCGGCGTGGCCGAGCCGACCTCGATCTCGGTGACCACCTTCGGCACCGGCCGGCTGGACGACGCCCACATCGAGAAGCTGATCCGCCGTCATTTCGATCTGCGGCCCTACGGCATCATCAAGATGCTCGACCTGGTGCATCCGATCTACCGGGCGACCGCCACCAACGGCCATTTCGGCCGCAGCCCGAAGACGCTCAAGGGGCCCAACGGCGAGACCTTCACCGCCTTTTCGTGGGAGAAGACCGACAAGGCGGCGGCGCTGCGCGAGGACGCCAACCTCGCCACCCTCGACTGA
- a CDS encoding HPr family phosphocarrier protein: MRERSLVVSNRLGLHARAAAKLVQLVHGFKSTVWLVSGSREVNAQSIMGVMMLAAGQGTPLVVRADGPDEDAALDAVVDLFERKFDEGG, encoded by the coding sequence ATGCGTGAACGAAGTCTCGTCGTTTCCAACCGGCTCGGCCTGCATGCCCGTGCCGCGGCCAAGCTGGTGCAGCTGGTGCACGGCTTCAAGTCCACCGTCTGGCTGGTCAGCGGCAGCCGCGAGGTGAATGCGCAGAGCATCATGGGCGTGATGATGCTGGCCGCGGGCCAGGGCACGCCGCTGGTGGTGCGTGCCGACGGCCCCGACGAGGATGCCGCGCTCGACGCCGTGGTCGACCTGTTCGAGCGCAAGTTCGACGAGGGCGGCTAA
- a CDS encoding PTS sugar transporter subunit IIA translates to MSVGVLLMTHEAVGQALIAAARHVMPELPLRVDAVEVPAQADPDVMRELTARHARALDEGDGVLVLADLYGATPCNIGLSLADLGVRIRCVSGLNLPMLLRVLNYADKPLEELAEIAASGGRGGILIDHA, encoded by the coding sequence ATGAGCGTCGGCGTGCTGCTGATGACGCACGAGGCGGTCGGCCAGGCGCTGATCGCCGCCGCGCGTCACGTCATGCCTGAATTGCCGCTACGGGTGGATGCGGTGGAGGTGCCGGCGCAGGCCGACCCGGACGTCATGCGCGAGCTGACCGCACGGCATGCGCGCGCGCTCGACGAGGGCGACGGCGTGCTGGTGCTGGCCGACCTCTACGGCGCCACGCCCTGCAACATCGGCCTGTCGCTGGCCGATCTCGGCGTGCGCATCCGTTGCGTGTCCGGGCTCAACCTGCCGATGCTGCTGCGCGTGCTCAACTATGCCGACAAACCGCTCGAGGAACTGGCCGAGATCGCGGCCAGCGGCGGGCGCGGAGGAATCCTCATCGACCATGCGTGA
- a CDS encoding nucleoside permease, whose protein sequence is MPGSSAALKLRLIAMNFLQFYVWGAWLTTIGAYWFQTRHWGGAQFGAIFSTMGLASLFMPALMGIVADKWVHAERLYGVLHLVGGALLFLVPAVDDPRTLFWLMLANMCCYMPTIALSIAVAFNALKRAGLDIVTDYPPVRVWGTVGFIVAMWTTSLLHLETSPGQFRVAGAAALLLGLYAFSLPPCPPRDTRHATLAEALGLRAFALLRRYDMAVFFLFAMALGAALQLTNAYGDTFLHDFGKQPQYQGLLTVRYPNIVLSISQMSETLFILTIPFFMRRFGIKTVMLISMVAWVLRFGLFAYGNPAGLLWMLVLSNIVYGMAFDFFNISGSLFVESQADPAIRASAQGLFMLMTNGVGAVLGSSLSGWLIERFFTAPDGALDWHGIWLSFAGYALVVTLLFAVLFRAPRTAPSAA, encoded by the coding sequence ATGCCCGGATCGTCCGCAGCCCTCAAGCTGCGCCTGATTGCGATGAACTTCCTGCAGTTCTACGTATGGGGTGCCTGGCTCACCACCATCGGCGCGTACTGGTTCCAGACCCGTCACTGGGGTGGCGCGCAGTTCGGCGCGATCTTCTCGACCATGGGGCTGGCTTCGCTGTTCATGCCGGCGCTGATGGGCATCGTCGCCGACAAGTGGGTCCACGCCGAGCGGCTGTACGGCGTGCTGCACCTGGTGGGTGGCGCATTGCTGTTCCTGGTGCCTGCGGTCGACGATCCGCGCACGCTGTTCTGGCTGATGCTGGCCAACATGTGCTGCTACATGCCGACCATCGCGCTGTCGATCGCAGTGGCCTTCAATGCGCTCAAGCGGGCGGGGCTGGACATCGTCACCGACTATCCGCCAGTGCGGGTCTGGGGCACGGTGGGTTTCATCGTGGCGATGTGGACCACCAGCCTGCTGCATCTGGAAACCTCGCCCGGGCAGTTCCGCGTCGCCGGCGCGGCGGCGCTGCTGCTCGGCTTGTATGCCTTCAGCCTGCCGCCGTGTCCGCCGCGCGACACCCGTCATGCCACCCTCGCCGAGGCGCTCGGCCTGCGCGCGTTCGCGCTCCTGCGCCGCTACGACATGGCGGTGTTCTTCCTGTTCGCGATGGCGCTCGGGGCCGCGTTGCAGCTCACCAACGCCTACGGCGACACCTTCCTGCATGATTTCGGCAAGCAGCCGCAGTACCAGGGGCTGCTCACCGTGCGCTATCCGAACATCGTGCTGTCCATTTCGCAGATGTCCGAGACGCTGTTCATCCTCACCATCCCGTTTTTCATGCGCCGTTTCGGCATCAAGACGGTGATGCTGATCAGCATGGTCGCCTGGGTGCTGCGCTTTGGCCTGTTCGCCTATGGCAATCCGGCCGGCCTGCTGTGGATGCTGGTGCTCTCCAACATCGTCTACGGCATGGCGTTCGACTTCTTCAACATCTCCGGCTCGCTGTTCGTGGAAAGCCAGGCCGATCCGGCCATCCGCGCCAGCGCCCAGGGCCTGTTCATGCTGATGACCAACGGCGTCGGCGCGGTGCTCGGCAGCTCGCTGAGCGGCTGGCTGATCGAACGCTTCTTCACCGCCCCGGACGGTGCGCTCGACTGGCATGGCATCTGGCTCTCCTTCGCCGGCTACGCACTCGTCGTCACGCTGCTCTTTGCCGTGCTGTTCCGCGCCCCGCGCACGGCGCCGTCCGCCGCCTGA
- a CDS encoding SGNH/GDSL hydrolase family protein — translation MRACLRLRGLLGFIALLAACSIHAAADPARWQAAIDAFVAADRLHPPPPGSVLFTGSSSIVKWCTLEADFPGVPVLNRGFGGSTVAEVTAYADRVVLPYRPRLIVFYAGDNDIAEGHTPQRVATDVAAFVARVRRELPGVPIVYISIKPSPARWSLWPAMQEANRLIAAWAGGHDVRFVDVTKAMLGAKGRPRAELFGADGLHMNSAGYALWSARLRPVIAALSAAPQAASGVPAASASK, via the coding sequence ATGCGCGCATGCCTTCGCCTTCGTGGCCTGCTTGGTTTCATCGCTCTACTGGCGGCCTGCAGCATCCATGCCGCCGCGGATCCCGCGCGCTGGCAGGCTGCGATCGACGCCTTCGTCGCCGCCGACCGCCTGCACCCGCCCCCGCCCGGCAGCGTGCTCTTCACCGGCAGTTCCTCGATCGTCAAATGGTGCACGCTGGAGGCGGACTTTCCGGGCGTGCCGGTGCTGAACCGCGGCTTCGGCGGCTCGACGGTGGCCGAGGTCACTGCCTATGCCGACCGCGTGGTGCTGCCCTACCGGCCGCGGCTGATCGTGTTCTATGCCGGCGACAACGACATCGCCGAAGGCCATACGCCGCAGCGCGTGGCGACGGACGTGGCGGCCTTCGTGGCGCGCGTGCGCCGCGAGCTGCCGGGCGTGCCGATCGTCTACATCTCGATCAAGCCGAGCCCGGCGCGCTGGTCGCTGTGGCCGGCGATGCAGGAGGCCAACCGGCTGATCGCGGCATGGGCGGGCGGTCACGACGTGCGCTTCGTCGACGTCACCAAGGCGATGCTCGGCGCGAAGGGCAGGCCGCGTGCCGAACTCTTCGGTGCCGACGGGCTACACATGAACTCGGCCGGCTATGCGCTCTGGAGCGCACGCTTGCGGCCGGTGATCGCCGCCCTGTCGGCCGCGCCTCAGGCGGCGAGCGGCGTGCCGGCGGCCAGCGCCTCGAAATAG
- the rocF gene encoding arginase encodes MPRAVSLIGVPTDIGAAHRGASMGPEALRVAQLDQRLARMGLDVCDRGNLHGPFNPWQPPQDGYRHLEEVIAWNRALHDAVRAELAQERLPIVLGGDHSLAIGSISAVARHCRMHGKRLRVLWLDAHADANTSSSTPSGNVHGMPVACLCGTGPAGLVEIGGQVPAVDAAAFRQIGIRSVDEGEKRLVREAGLVIFDMRHIDEVGMRRTMEEALAGVDDNTHLHVSFDVDFLDPAIAPGVGTAVRGGPTYRESQLCMEMIADTGRLGSLDIVELNPAFDKRNQTARLAVDLVESLFGKSILIR; translated from the coding sequence ATGCCGCGTGCGGTTTCCTTGATCGGCGTGCCGACCGACATCGGTGCCGCCCACCGCGGCGCCTCGATGGGGCCGGAGGCCCTGCGGGTGGCGCAGCTCGACCAGCGCCTGGCGCGGATGGGTCTGGACGTGTGCGATCGCGGCAACCTGCACGGTCCGTTCAATCCCTGGCAGCCGCCGCAGGACGGCTATCGCCATCTGGAAGAGGTGATCGCCTGGAACCGGGCCCTGCACGATGCGGTGCGGGCGGAGCTTGCGCAGGAGCGGCTGCCGATCGTGCTCGGCGGCGATCACAGTCTGGCGATCGGCTCGATCAGCGCGGTGGCGCGACATTGCCGCATGCACGGCAAGCGCCTGCGGGTGCTGTGGCTGGATGCGCATGCCGACGCCAACACCTCGTCGAGCACGCCATCGGGCAACGTGCACGGCATGCCGGTCGCCTGCCTGTGCGGCACCGGTCCGGCCGGGCTGGTCGAGATCGGAGGTCAGGTGCCGGCGGTGGACGCCGCGGCGTTCCGCCAGATCGGCATCCGTTCGGTGGACGAAGGCGAAAAACGCCTGGTGCGCGAGGCCGGGCTCGTCATCTTCGACATGCGCCACATCGACGAGGTCGGCATGCGCCGCACGATGGAGGAGGCGCTGGCCGGGGTGGACGACAACACCCACCTGCACGTGAGTTTCGACGTCGACTTTCTGGATCCGGCGATCGCTCCCGGGGTCGGCACCGCGGTGCGCGGTGGCCCGACCTACCGCGAGTCGCAGCTGTGCATGGAGATGATCGCCGACACCGGCCGGCTCGGCTCGCTCGACATCGTCGAGCTCAATCCCGCCTTCGACAAGCGCAACCAGACCGCGCGGCTGGCGGTGGATCTGGTCGAGTCGCTGTTCGGCAAGTCCATCCTGATCCGCTAG
- the ptsP gene encoding phosphoenolpyruvate--protein phosphotransferase, which translates to MRMVLAGTPASRGMALGRARLVQPSRHAIDQRPLRPEEVPGELARLHQAIDIARQELRELRGKLHGALAREVNEFIDAHSLLLDDRELLQGLDELIQVGHYRADAALKKQRDRLVQVFEAMDDPYLRSRKEDVDQVIGRVLAALKRQTSPEERKLAARVGEILVADTIAPTDMAHLAGHGLLGVVASSSSAYSHSAILARSLDLPMVVGARDALSSIHDDDLILLDAEHGEVIVHPTAPDLARYRAWQREAQQQGRRLAALAHAPTRTRDGVHMHLFANAEMPADIAAARACGADGVGLYRTEFLFLRGKQLPSEEEQFVAYRDLVLGMGGLPVTIRTLDLGADKADAAGLALHGEDNPALGVRGVRLSLRHPAVFTTQIRAILRAACYGPVRVLVPMLTQPDELIAVRTLFKLARQELSRAHVDLPEKLPLGAMIEVPAAAINMRALLAHADFFAIGSNDLAQYVLAADRGNDALEGIYHPLQPALLRLIAHVIGLGRRAGKPVSLCGEIGGDVRLTALLVALGLTEFSMHPSQLLKVRERLAGLDRTALRACAPRLLRADTYEDVQALLDQLA; encoded by the coding sequence GTGAGGATGGTCCTTGCCGGCACGCCCGCCTCGCGCGGCATGGCGCTCGGTCGCGCCCGGCTGGTCCAGCCCAGCCGTCACGCGATCGACCAGCGGCCGCTGCGCCCGGAAGAAGTGCCTGGCGAACTGGCGCGGCTGCACCAGGCCATCGACATCGCCCGGCAGGAACTGCGCGAACTGCGCGGCAAGCTGCATGGTGCGCTGGCCCGCGAGGTCAACGAATTCATCGACGCGCACAGCCTGCTGCTGGACGACCGCGAGCTGCTGCAGGGGCTGGACGAGCTGATCCAGGTCGGCCATTACCGCGCCGACGCCGCGCTCAAGAAGCAGCGCGACCGGCTGGTGCAGGTCTTCGAGGCGATGGACGACCCCTACCTGCGCAGCCGCAAGGAGGACGTCGACCAGGTGATCGGCCGCGTGCTGGCGGCGCTCAAACGGCAGACCTCGCCCGAGGAACGCAAGCTCGCCGCGCGCGTGGGCGAGATCCTCGTCGCCGACACCATCGCGCCGACCGACATGGCGCACCTGGCCGGGCACGGCCTGCTCGGCGTGGTCGCCAGCAGCAGCAGCGCCTATTCGCACAGCGCCATCCTCGCCCGCAGCCTGGATCTGCCGATGGTGGTGGGCGCGCGCGACGCGCTCTCCAGCATCCACGACGACGACCTCATCCTGCTCGACGCCGAACACGGCGAGGTCATCGTCCATCCCACCGCGCCAGATCTCGCCCGCTACCGCGCCTGGCAGCGCGAGGCGCAACAGCAGGGCCGCCGGCTGGCCGCGCTGGCGCATGCGCCCACGCGCACCCGCGACGGCGTGCACATGCACCTGTTCGCCAATGCCGAGATGCCCGCCGACATCGCCGCCGCCAGGGCCTGCGGCGCCGACGGCGTCGGTCTGTACCGCACCGAGTTCCTGTTCCTGCGCGGCAAGCAGCTGCCCTCGGAAGAGGAACAGTTCGTCGCCTACCGCGATCTCGTGCTCGGCATGGGCGGCCTGCCGGTCACCATCCGCACCCTCGACCTGGGTGCCGACAAGGCCGACGCGGCCGGGCTCGCCCTGCACGGCGAGGACAACCCCGCCCTGGGCGTGCGCGGGGTACGGCTGTCGCTGCGCCACCCGGCGGTGTTCACCACGCAGATCCGCGCGATCCTGCGTGCGGCCTGCTACGGGCCAGTGCGCGTGCTGGTGCCGATGCTGACCCAGCCGGACGAGCTCATCGCCGTGCGCACGCTGTTCAAGCTCGCCCGCCAGGAACTGAGCCGCGCCCACGTCGACCTGCCCGAGAAGCTGCCGCTCGGTGCGATGATCGAAGTGCCGGCGGCGGCCATCAACATGCGCGCGCTGCTGGCGCACGCGGACTTCTTCGCCATCGGCAGCAACGATCTGGCCCAGTACGTGCTGGCCGCCGACCGCGGCAACGACGCCCTGGAAGGCATCTATCACCCGCTGCAACCGGCGCTGCTGCGGCTCATCGCCCATGTCATCGGGCTGGGCCGGCGTGCCGGCAAGCCGGTCAGCCTGTGCGGCGAGATCGGCGGCGACGTGCGCCTCACCGCGCTGCTGGTGGCGCTCGGGCTCACCGAGTTCAGCATGCACCCGAGCCAGCTGCTCAAGGTGCGCGAGCGCCTGGCCGGACTCGACCGTACCGCCCTGCGCGCCTGCGCGCCGCGACTGTTGCGGGCAGACACCTACGAAGACGTGCAGGCCTTGCTCGACCAGCTGGCTTGA
- a CDS encoding Hsp20/alpha crystallin family protein, whose product MSISQLIPWNRERASTAMTTREPRDPLLALHREMNRLFDDMWRRFEVGGFEGGDVFESWPRLELNETGKDYVLSAELPGMTEKDVEVLFDGQCVILRGERRAERNEEGQNRRLSERFYGRFERRIPLDLPIEPDKAKAEFRNGVLTVTLPKAAQAQTETVRIPIAKAA is encoded by the coding sequence ATGAGCATCAGTCAGTTGATCCCCTGGAACCGTGAACGTGCATCCACGGCGATGACCACCCGTGAGCCGCGCGATCCCCTGCTCGCCCTGCATCGGGAGATGAACCGGCTGTTCGACGACATGTGGCGCCGTTTCGAGGTCGGCGGCTTTGAAGGCGGCGACGTCTTCGAAAGCTGGCCCCGCCTGGAGCTCAACGAGACCGGCAAGGACTACGTCCTGTCCGCCGAGCTTCCCGGCATGACCGAGAAGGACGTCGAGGTCCTGTTCGACGGCCAGTGCGTCATCCTGCGCGGCGAACGTCGCGCCGAGCGCAACGAGGAAGGCCAGAACCGTCGCCTGAGCGAGCGCTTCTATGGCCGCTTCGAACGGCGCATCCCGCTCGACCTGCCGATCGAGCCGGACAAGGCCAAGGCCGAGTTCCGCAACGGCGTGCTCACGGTGACGCTGCCCAAGGCGGCGCAGGCGCAGACCGAAACGGTCCGCATCCCGATCGCCAAGGCTGCCTGA
- a CDS encoding SPOR domain-containing protein, with the protein MLLRLIFVLLVALNIAVGAWLWLGREDGYVPAPSDPGVPRLALLAERPAPAASAPPPAAAPHAAGSAPAVASVAAVGVAGSAPAPATTTAVLPVAAASLAPAPAPAGPLQTHRYACVAIGPFENAQALHAARARLAPHAAKLRSRQERSVQSRGWWVFLPAASRAQAQGLAARLEAAHVGDHFLVGGGDQPNAVSLGLFKDPANARKRRDEVAAAGFAAQMVERTEPVTEYWLDVATEPPQGESVLKRLRAEGMGSHSTSCF; encoded by the coding sequence ATGTTGCTGCGCTTGATTTTCGTGCTGCTGGTGGCGCTGAACATCGCGGTCGGCGCCTGGCTGTGGCTGGGGCGCGAAGACGGCTACGTGCCTGCCCCCAGCGACCCCGGCGTGCCCCGGCTCGCCTTGTTGGCCGAGCGTCCGGCGCCGGCGGCTTCAGCCCCTCCGCCGGCGGCCGCGCCGCATGCCGCTGGCAGTGCGCCGGCCGTGGCTTCGGTGGCGGCCGTCGGCGTGGCCGGATCCGCGCCTGCGCCGGCCACCACGACCGCCGTCCTTCCGGTTGCCGCCGCATCGCTCGCCCCGGCGCCGGCCCCGGCCGGTCCGCTGCAGACGCATCGCTATGCCTGCGTCGCGATCGGCCCCTTCGAGAACGCACAGGCGTTGCATGCGGCCCGTGCGCGGCTGGCGCCGCACGCAGCCAAATTGCGTTCCCGCCAGGAGCGGTCCGTGCAAAGTCGCGGTTGGTGGGTGTTCTTGCCCGCCGCCAGCCGCGCGCAGGCGCAGGGCCTCGCGGCGCGACTGGAGGCCGCCCACGTGGGCGATCACTTCCTGGTCGGCGGCGGCGATCAGCCCAATGCCGTCTCGCTCGGTCTGTTCAAGGACCCGGCCAATGCGCGCAAGCGTCGCGACGAGGTGGCGGCGGCCGGCTTCGCGGCGCAGATGGTCGAGCGCACCGAGCCGGTGACCGAATACTGGCTGGACGTCGCCACCGAGCCTCCGCAGGGCGAGTCGGTGCTGAAGCGGCTGCGCGCCGAGGGCATGGGTTCGCACAGCACCAGCTGCTTCTGA
- a CDS encoding biotin--[acetyl-CoA-carboxylase] ligase, whose amino-acid sequence MSMPSFPGASASDAAARDLLAALASGHPVDTAALARRLGLGEPALLAVAESLRARGLPLARTDEGLRLPWPLEWLDAQAIRAALPPALRELAIEVHWELDSTSSELLRRVGDIADESFVLAETQSAGRGRRGRHWLSPPGLNLYLSCRKRFAREPAALTGLSLAVGVMVVQALARFGLSGLGLKWPNDVVAEDGKLAGILVELAGERGQGCAAVIGIGLNVRLTGELKAQIGQPACDLATLCGGRPPARNRVAAALIEALHEGLHTFDVQGFGAFRAAYAACDVLRGRALRLSGAVPAEEGVGAGVDARGALLLRTAHGLVPVDSGEVTVRPA is encoded by the coding sequence ATGTCGATGCCATCCTTTCCTGGTGCGTCTGCGTCCGATGCCGCCGCACGCGACCTGCTCGCCGCGCTGGCTTCCGGGCATCCTGTCGATACCGCGGCGCTGGCACGGCGGCTCGGTCTCGGAGAGCCGGCGCTGCTGGCCGTGGCCGAGTCGCTGCGCGCCCGTGGTCTGCCGCTCGCGCGCACGGACGAGGGTCTGCGGCTGCCTTGGCCGCTCGAATGGCTCGATGCGCAGGCGATCCGTGCCGCGTTGCCGCCGGCTCTGCGTGAGCTTGCCATCGAGGTTCACTGGGAGCTCGATTCCACCTCCAGCGAGCTGCTGCGTCGCGTCGGCGACATCGCCGACGAGAGCTTCGTGCTGGCCGAGACGCAGAGCGCCGGGCGCGGTCGCCGCGGGCGGCACTGGCTGTCGCCGCCCGGCCTCAATCTCTATCTTTCCTGCCGCAAGCGCTTCGCGCGGGAGCCGGCGGCGCTGACGGGGCTGTCGCTGGCCGTCGGCGTGATGGTGGTGCAGGCGCTGGCGCGGTTCGGCCTGAGCGGACTCGGGCTCAAGTGGCCCAACGACGTCGTCGCCGAGGACGGCAAGCTCGCCGGCATCCTGGTCGAGCTCGCCGGCGAGCGCGGGCAGGGATGTGCGGCGGTGATCGGCATCGGGCTCAACGTGCGGCTGACGGGCGAACTCAAGGCGCAGATTGGCCAGCCGGCTTGCGATCTCGCCACGCTCTGCGGCGGCCGGCCGCCCGCGCGCAACCGCGTCGCCGCCGCCTTGATCGAAGCCTTGCACGAAGGGCTGCACACCTTCGATGTCCAGGGGTTCGGCGCGTTTCGCGCGGCCTATGCCGCCTGCGACGTGTTGCGGGGCCGCGCGCTGCGGCTTTCCGGGGCCGTGCCGGCCGAGGAGGGTGTCGGCGCCGGCGTGGACGCGCGCGGCGCGCTGCTGCTGCGCACCGCGCACGGTCTTGTGCCGGTCGACAGCGGCGAGGTTACGGTGCGCCCGGCATGA
- the dusB gene encoding tRNA dihydrouridine synthase DusB translates to MQIGPYRIDPPLVLAPMAGVTDKPFRLLCKRLGAGLAVSEMTSADPALWHTRKSLKRMDHAGEPAPVSVQIAGHDPAMLAEAARHNVAQGAQIIDINMGCPAKKVCNVWAGSALLKDEALVARICRAVVAAVPVPVTLKIRTGWDREHKNALAIARIAEDAGIAALAIHGRTRADRYEGEAEYETIAAVKAAVGMPVIANGDIASPEQARQVLACTGADALMIGRAAQGRPWIFREIAHYLAHGNLLPEPAPAEVGAILKDHLEQLYAFYGEPAGVRIARKHLSWYAGGRPHDAAFRALINRAESAAEQLRVTCAYFEALAAGTPLAA, encoded by the coding sequence ATGCAGATCGGTCCCTACCGCATCGACCCGCCGCTGGTGCTCGCGCCCATGGCGGGGGTCACCGACAAGCCGTTCCGCCTGCTGTGCAAACGGCTGGGCGCGGGCCTGGCGGTGTCGGAAATGACCAGTGCCGATCCGGCGCTGTGGCACACGCGCAAATCGCTCAAGCGCATGGACCACGCCGGCGAGCCGGCGCCGGTGAGCGTGCAGATCGCCGGGCACGACCCGGCCATGCTGGCCGAGGCCGCGCGCCACAACGTCGCCCAGGGCGCGCAGATCATCGACATCAACATGGGCTGCCCGGCCAAGAAGGTGTGCAACGTCTGGGCCGGGTCCGCGCTGCTCAAGGACGAGGCGCTGGTGGCGCGGATCTGCCGTGCCGTGGTCGCCGCCGTGCCGGTGCCGGTCACGCTCAAGATCCGCACAGGCTGGGATCGCGAGCACAAGAATGCGCTGGCCATCGCGCGGATTGCCGAGGATGCCGGCATCGCCGCGCTCGCCATCCACGGGCGCACCCGCGCCGACCGCTACGAGGGTGAGGCCGAGTACGAGACCATCGCCGCGGTGAAGGCCGCGGTGGGGATGCCGGTGATCGCCAACGGCGACATCGCCTCGCCCGAGCAGGCGCGGCAGGTGCTCGCCTGCACCGGCGCCGACGCGCTGATGATCGGCCGCGCCGCGCAGGGACGGCCCTGGATCTTCCGCGAGATCGCCCACTACCTTGCCCATGGCAACCTGCTGCCCGAACCCGCGCCCGCGGAGGTCGGCGCGATCCTGAAGGACCACCTCGAGCAGCTGTATGCCTTCTACGGCGAGCCCGCGGGCGTGCGCATCGCGCGCAAGCATCTGTCCTGGTATGCCGGTGGCCGTCCGCATGACGCGGCTTTCCGCGCGCTGATCAACCGCGCCGAAAGCGCGGCCGAGCAGTTGCGCGTGACCTGCGCCTATTTCGAGGCGCTGGCCGCCGGCACGCCGCTCGCCGCCTGA
- a CDS encoding type III pantothenate kinase: MRLLLDLGNTRLKWALQDDAARDWLARGTAAWEAGMEGVLAEAWRGRPAVSQVLGASVVDVGREAQIARCVTQIFGRTPSWVRTPATAGGVRNGYAEPARLGVDRFLAMLAAHADALGDCILVGVGTALTLDALTAGGEHLGGLIAPGPQLMQRSLLGATARVRPQGPGRVVEAADNTADAVTSGCWLAAAALVERFAARMSARLGGAALVAIDGGDADALIRLLPGPVRRRHDSVLHGLAVWARAVGDAR, encoded by the coding sequence ATGAGGTTGCTGCTCGATCTGGGCAACACGCGGCTCAAATGGGCGCTGCAGGACGACGCCGCGCGGGATTGGCTGGCGCGCGGCACGGCCGCCTGGGAGGCCGGCATGGAGGGCGTGCTCGCCGAGGCCTGGCGTGGCCGTCCGGCGGTGAGCCAGGTGCTCGGCGCCTCGGTGGTGGATGTCGGACGCGAGGCGCAGATCGCCCGCTGCGTGACGCAGATCTTCGGTCGGACGCCCTCCTGGGTGCGCACACCGGCCACGGCCGGCGGCGTGCGCAACGGCTATGCCGAGCCCGCACGGCTGGGCGTGGACCGCTTCCTGGCCATGCTTGCCGCGCATGCCGATGCGCTGGGCGACTGCATCCTGGTCGGCGTCGGTACCGCGCTCACCCTCGATGCCTTGACCGCGGGCGGCGAGCACCTGGGCGGGCTGATCGCGCCGGGGCCGCAGCTCATGCAGCGCAGCCTGCTCGGCGCCACCGCCCGTGTCCGTCCGCAAGGTCCGGGGCGGGTGGTGGAGGCGGCCGACAACACCGCCGATGCGGTGACTTCCGGCTGCTGGCTGGCGGCGGCTGCGCTGGTCGAGCGTTTCGCCGCGCGCATGTCGGCCCGGCTGGGCGGCGCCGCCCTGGTCGCCATCGACGGCGGCGATGCGGACGCACTGATCCGGCTGCTGCCCGGACCGGTCCGGCGCCGGCACGACAGCGTGCTGCATGGTCTTGCCGTGTGGGCGCGCGCTGTCGGGGACGCGCGTTAG